Below is a window of Streptomyces genisteinicus DNA.
GGCGAGGATCCAGGTGTCGGCGGCCCGTGCCGCCAGCGCGCGTTTCATCGCCGCCTCCTCCGCGTCCCCGGTCGTCAGGCCCGCCTCGGGGTGCACGCCCGTCACGCCCAGCAGGCACAGGTCGGCGGAGACGTTCTGGGCGGCCTCGACCGCGGCGGTGCCGCAGGTCACCGCGGAGTGCTTGAAGATCCGGCCGCCGAGCAGGAAGAGCTCGGCGCGGGGGTGCTCCAGCAGGGCCGCGGCGATCGTCGGGCTGTGGGTGATCACGGTGCAGTCGAGGTCCCGCGGCAGCGCCCGGGCGACGGCCAGGGCGGTGGTCCCCCCGTCGAGGATCAGGGTGCAGCCCGCCGCGGTCAGACCGGCGGCCACCCGGGCCACCTTCTGCTTGCCGTCGGGGGCGACGGACTGCCGGGCGGCGTAGCCGGCCACCGCGGGCGAGACGGGCAGCGCTCCTCCGTAGACGCGCTGGCACAGGCCCTCGGCGGCGAGGTCGCGCAGGTCGCGCCGCACGCTGTCCTCGGAGATCCCCAGCCGGGCGGCGACGTCCTTGGCGACGATCTTGCCCTCGCGGGCCAGCAGTCCGAGCAGATGGTCGCGCCGTTCAGCAGCCAGCATGCACACTCTCTCCTGTTCTTGCACGTTTCTGCGTGTACGGTACCACCCATGAACGACAAGCCCATGATGATCCTCATAGCCGGCCCCTACCGCTCCGGCACCGGCGGCGACCCCGCGGCCATGGCCGCCAACCTCGCCGCCCTCGAAGCCGCCGCCTGGCCGGTCTTCGCCGCGGGCCACCTCCCCGTCATCGGCGAGTGGATCGCCCTGCCCGTGCTGCGCTCCGCGGGCGCCGGACCCGCCGACCCGCTCGCCGACCAGGTCCTCTACCCCACCGCGGAACGGCTGCTCGCCCACTGCGACGCCGTGCTGCGCCTGCCCGGCGAGTCCGCCGGCGCCGACGGCGACGTCGCCACCGCCCGCCGCCGCGGCCTGCCCGTCTACCACGACGTGGCCGAGATCCCCCACCGCGTCGCGCAGGACGCCCGGTGACCGGCCGTCCCGGCGTCGATGTGCCCGACCACCGCGGCCGCACCGGCCTCGACCGGGCCGGCCGCGACCTCGACCGCAACCTCGGGGTCGTGGTCCGCGACGTCGAACTCACCTCGCAGGGGTGGCACGTCCTGCGCCGCACCACCTTCGACTACCGCCGCCGCGACGGGCGGTGGGAGACCCAGCAGCGGGAGACCTACGACCGGGGCGACGGCGCCGTCGTCCTGCCGTACGACACGGGGCGCGGGCGGGTGCTGCTCACCCGGCAGTTCCGTTACCCGGCCTACGTCAACGGTCACCCCGACGGCATGCTCGTGGAGGCGGCCGCCGGACTGCTCGACGCGGACGACCCGGAGGCCGCCGTCCGGCGCGAGAGCGCGGAGGAACTCGGCGTCACCCTCGGCCCGCTCGACCGCGTCATGACCGCGTGGATGAGTCCGGGCTCGGTGACCGAGCGGCTCCACTTCTTCGCGGGGCCGTACACCCCAGCCGACCGGACCGGGGACGGGGGAGGCGTCGCGGCCGAGGGCGAGGACATCGAGGTGGTCGAGGTGTCGTTCCCCCAGGCGCTCGCCATGGTCCGGGACGGCCGGATCGCCGACGCGAAGACCGTCATGCTGCTCCAGTGGGCCGCCCTGGAGGGGCCGTTCGCGCCGGGCGGCGACCCGGCCGGCGCGGCGCCGCACGGCAACCGGACCGTGTGACCCGCCCGGGGCGGGGCGGGACCTGTCGCCCGCCCTGCCCCGGCGCGGCACGGCACGGCCGGACCGTCCGCACCCCGCTCGCGCGGTCGCGGCGCGGTGTGCGGCGTGCCGACGGTCCGGGGCGCCCGGGGGCGGGCGGTGCCGGGGCCACCGGGCGGTGCCGGCGGTGGCCCCGGGCGACCCGGTCGTGGTGATCAGGCGGGCGTCAGGCCCGGGTTGCCGGCCTCGGAGACCAGGGACGGCCCCTGGACCAGGGGGGCGCCCGGCCTGGTGACGTAGTCCACCGAGCGGTAGTCGCCGCGCGCCGCCCCGGAGTCGAGGGTGACCTTCACGTATCCGCGCCGCCCGTCGTAGTGCTTCAGGTGCGGGTTGCGCGCCAGGTAGGCGGCGTGGTTCGCCGGCCGGGCCGCGCCGTCGGCGCCGCTGGCGACGGAGGTGGCGACGAACTCCGTCCCCACCGTGCGCGAGTCGGGGTCCGCCGGGTCCCGCTTGATGTCGAGCGCGTACGCGACGTGCACGTCACCGGTGAGCACGACGAGGTTCTCCACGCCCGCCGTCTCGGCGCCGGCGAGGAGGCGCTCGCGTGAGGCCGGATAGCCGTCCCAGGAGTCCATGCTGAGCGTGTCGGAGCCGTCGGGGTTGTTGCGCCGGGCGAAGGTCACCTGCTGCGGCACGACGTTCCACTGCGCGCGCGAGGCCTTCCAGCCGTCGGTCAGCCACCGCTCCTGCTCCATGCCGGGCAGCGTCATCGACTCGGCCGTGGACTCGGGGCTCGGGGACTTCCAGCCGTCGCCGTTGGCCTGATCGGTGCGGTACTGGCGGGTGTCCAGCACATCGAACTGGGCGAGCCGCCCCCAGTGGAGGCGGCGGTGGAGCCGCATGTCCGGTCCGGTCGGCCGCTGGGGCCTGCGCAGTGGCTGGTTCTCCCAGTACGCGCGGTAGGCGGAGGCCCGCCGGACGAGGAACTCCTCCGGCGGCACGTCGTTCTCGGGGGTGCCGCCCGCGTAGTTGTTCTCGGTCTCGTGGTCGTCCCAGGTGACGACGAACGGATGGGCGGCGTGGGCCGCCATCAGGTCGGGGTCCGACTTGTAGAGCGCGTACCGCAGGCGGTAGTCCTCCAGCGTGACGGTCTCCCGGTTGAACAGCGCGGGCAGACGGCGGTCGGTGTACGCGCGCTTGCCGCCGACGGCGGTCACCGCGTACTCGTACAGATAGTCGCCCAGGTGGAAGACGGCGTCGACGTCCTCGCCGGCGAGGTGGGTGTACGGCGTGAAGTAGCCGTCGTGGTACGCCTGGCACGACACGACCGCAAGGCGCATCTCCCCGACGCGCGCGCCGCCCGCCGGCGCGGTACGGGTGCGGCCCACGGGGCTGATCCAGTCCCCGGTGCGGAACCGGTAGTAGTAGGGCCGGTCGGCGTCCAGGCCCTTCACCTCCACGTGCACGGTGTGGTTGAACTCGGGGTGGGCGATCTCGGTGCCGCGCCGCACGACACGGGTGAAGCGCTCGTCGTGGGAGAGCTCCCAGCGCACCGGGACGAGCTTGGCGGGCATGCCGTTGCCGGGCTCGAACAGCTTCGGCGCCAGCCGCGTCCAGAGCAGCACCGAGGAGGGCAGGGGGTCGCCGGAGGCGACACCGGTCGTGAAGGGGTTCTCGGTGATCCGGCGCGGGTCGAGCTCGGCGGCGGCGGCCGTGCCGGCGGCGGGCAGGTTGGTGGCGAACGCGAGGGCCGCGGCTGCGCCGGTGACGGTGAGGAAGCGGCGGCGGTTCAGCCGGCGTGCGGCGGCGAGCAGTTGGGCGTCGTGGTCTCTGTCCGGCGTGGACGGTGACTGCGGTGCCATGAAGTACCCCTCCTGGAAGTCGACGGCTTCCGGACGCGTGCGATCCGGTGCCTCAGGGGAGGGAAGTTGCCCAAGGCGATCACTGGTTGGCGGCGAGACGGCCCGCACATGACGCCCGGCTGAGCAATCGGGGTGTTGTGTCCGCGTCACCACGACCGGGCGCCGTGCCCACGTGCGCCGGGTGCCGCGTCACGGTGCTGCGGGGGAGGGGGGAGAGGGTGCGAGGAGGCCGGCGGCGCGGCAGTGTCGTGGCTGCGGCGGCAGAGCGCGGCGGCGGGCCGCGTCCGGGGAGTGCGACGGTGACGGGGCGCGTCCCGCGTCCGGTGAACCCGCGTCACTCCTTCGGGTGTTGTGTCCGTCCGCCGTGATGCCGCGAGACGCCCCGCGGCCCGCCCCGGCCGCTCGCGACGCCGGGGCCGCTGAGCCATGCGGGTGAACCCGTCACCAGGCACGACCCGCTCCGGGAGGGGACGGCGGAGAGTCGATTCGCATGACCGTGCGGGTCCTCATACCAGAGCGGGACGTTCGGTGGGGAAGTTTGCCAACTGCCTCCCGGGCCCGCTCCGTCCGCGACTACCGTGTGTTGCCGGTGATCAACGGCGAGTCCGCTCCCCCTGCTCCTGCGGACCGCCCGCGCGCGCCCTCGCCCATCCGCACCACGCCGATTCCTGGGGCCCCACGTACCAAGGACGCTGATGTCTCACCTTCGCGCACCCGCCACGCGGCCCGACCGCCGCGAGGGCGGACGACACGGCCGGCCAGGTTCCCGCTCCCTGTCGCCGGCGGGACGGTCGCACGCCTCGCCGCTGCCACCCGAAGCCCGCATACGGCCCCAACTCCTGCGCACCGCCGTGCTGCCGACGGTGGTGGCCGCCCTCTGCGGCGCCGCGGCCGTGGTCTTCGTCCTGCGGGCGGCCTCGCCCGAACCGACGTTCACCCTGTGGGTCGTCCTCCTCGGCACGGCGGCACTCGCCATAGCGGCGGTCGCCGCGGCCGCGGTGGGCGCGGAGCGGACCGCGCGGACCGTCCTCGGACGCGCCTCCGCCCTGCGCCGCACGACCGCCCGCGGACAGGCCGAACTGCGCAGCGTCGTCGACCGGCTCCGCCGCGGCGAAGGTCCCCCGCCGCGGCGCGCCCCGGACACCGGGCCGCGGGGCGGCGACGAGTTCGACCTCCTGACGCAGGAGCTGAGCCGCTCCCAGGACGCGGCCGTCACCGCGGTCGTGCAGGCGTCCCGGCTCTCCAGCAGCGTCGGCAACGAGCAGAAGGTCGAGGTCTTCGTCAACCTCGCCCGCCGTCTCCAGTCCCTCGTGCACCGGGAGATCCAGCTCCTCGACGAGCTGGAGAACGAGGTCGAGGACCCGGAGCTGCTCAAGGGCCTGTTCCACGTCGACCACCTCGCCACCCGGATCAGGCGGCACGCCGAGAACCTCGCCGTCCTCGGCGGCGCCATCTCCCGCCGGCAGTGGTCCAACCCGGTCACCATGACCGAGGTCCTCAGGTCGGCCATCGCCGAGGTCGAGCAGTACCCGCGGGTGAAGCTGGTGCCCCCGATCGACGGCACGCTGCGCGGCCACGCCGTCGCCGACGTGATCCACCTCCTCGCCGAACTCGTCGAGAACGCCACGCTGTTCTCCGCGCCGCACACCCAGGTGCTGCTGCGCGTGCAGCACGTCACGGCGGGACTCGCCGTGGAGGTGGAGGACCGCGGTCTGGGCATGCCCTCCGCGGAACAGGAGAAGATGAACGCCCTGCTCACCGACCCGGACCAGGTGAACGTGGCGCACCTGCTCCAGGACGGCCGCATCGGGCTCTTCGTGGTCTCCGCGCTCGCCCGCCGGCACGGCATCGCGGTGCGCCTCCAGTCCAACATCTACGGGGGAGTCCAGGCCGTCCTCGTCCTGCCGCAGGGCCTGCTCGGAGCGGCCTCCGGCGGCTCGGCCGAGCGGCGGACACCGGCGTCCGCCGCCCCGGAGCGGGAACCGGCGCCCCTCGGGACGGGGCGTGAGCCGGCGCAGGCGGCCCTCGGCCACGAGCCCGCGCAGGTCACCGCGGAGCAACTGCCCGGGCATGCCACCCCCGCGCACGGACCGGCGCACGCGGCCGCCGGCCACGGACCGGCGCACATGACCGCCCGGGAGCCCGTGCCCGCCGCCGCCGAACCCGTGCCTCCCGCCCGTGAACCCGCGCCTATCGGCCTCGCGGACGAGCACGCCCGCCCCGCCCTGCCGGCCCAGCGGGAACAGGAGCGCACCGCCCCCGGCCTCGCCCCGCTCCCCGTGCGCGGCGACCGGGGCGACCGGCCCAACCCCGCCTCCGCACGCCCCGGCGCCACCCGCACACCGTCCCCCGCGTACGACGTCCTGGGGGGTGCGCCCGCCTCCCACGGAAGCGGTGCGCCCGCCGACGGCGGCGAGCCGCCGCGGGCCACGCCCGTGCGCGGCACGATGGGCCGTCCCCAACTGCCGCGCCGCCGCAGCCAGGAGCACCTCGTCCCGCAACTGCGCGACGCCCCGGCGCCGCGTCCCGACGCGGACCCCGCACTGCACGACCCCGGCCTGATGGCCGCCTTCCAGCGCGGGATCGGACTCGCCGAGTCGGCACACCCGGGCGCCCCCGCCCCCGAGGCCGCCGACTCCGGTCCGCACCACCCCCACGACACCACCACCAAGGAGTAGATGACCATGGCGAGCGACATGCCGACCGGTCATGTCTCGGACCTCGACTGGCTGCTCAGCGGTCTCGTCCAGCGCGTGCCGTACACCCGCAACGCGGTGCTGCTCTCCTCCGACGGGCTGGTGAAGTCGGTGCACGGCCTGGACGGCGACAGCGCCGACCACATGGCCGCCCTCGCCTCCGGGCTCTACTCCCTCGGCCGCAGCGCCGGAGCCCGCTTCGGCGACGGGGGCGAGGTACGGCAGGTGGTCGTCGAGCTCGACTCCACCCTGCTCTTCGTCTCCACCGCCGGCTCGGGCACCTGCCTGGCCGTGCTGGCGGGCCGCGAGGCCGACGCCGCCGTCCTCGGCTACGAGATGGCCATGCTGGTCAAGAGCGTGCGCCCCTATCTGGCCACACCGGCGCGCACCCCCGCCGGGGCCCCCGGCGCGCCGGGGCAGTGACGGTGCCCGCGCCCCTGGACGGGCCGTGGCTCGACGACGCGGCCGGGCGGCTGATCCGGCCGTACACGGTCAGCGGTGGCCGTACCCGTCCGACGGCCGCGCTCGACCTGCTCTCCCTGGTGATGGCGACCGGGACCACCCCCCAGACCCATCTCGGTCCGGAGCACGCCCTGGCCCTCGGGCTCTGCCACGGACCGACGTCGGTGGCGGAGATCTCCGCGCATCTGAGGCTTCCGGCCGTCGTGACCAAGGTGCTGCTGTCCGATCTGGTGGACTGCGGCGCCGT
It encodes the following:
- a CDS encoding NUDIX domain-containing protein; amino-acid sequence: MTGRPGVDVPDHRGRTGLDRAGRDLDRNLGVVVRDVELTSQGWHVLRRTTFDYRRRDGRWETQQRETYDRGDGAVVLPYDTGRGRVLLTRQFRYPAYVNGHPDGMLVEAAAGLLDADDPEAAVRRESAEELGVTLGPLDRVMTAWMSPGSVTERLHFFAGPYTPADRTGDGGGVAAEGEDIEVVEVSFPQALAMVRDGRIADAKTVMLLQWAALEGPFAPGGDPAGAAPHGNRTV
- a CDS encoding DUF742 domain-containing protein — protein: MPAPLDGPWLDDAAGRLIRPYTVSGGRTRPTAALDLLSLVMATGTTPQTHLGPEHALALGLCHGPTSVAEISAHLRLPAVVTKVLLSDLVDCGAVTARAPRTADTPTDRSLLEAVLDGLRRRL
- a CDS encoding DUF4406 domain-containing protein — protein: MNDKPMMILIAGPYRSGTGGDPAAMAANLAALEAAAWPVFAAGHLPVIGEWIALPVLRSAGAGPADPLADQVLYPTAERLLAHCDAVLRLPGESAGADGDVATARRRGLPVYHDVAEIPHRVAQDAR
- a CDS encoding roadblock/LC7 domain-containing protein; translated protein: MASDMPTGHVSDLDWLLSGLVQRVPYTRNAVLLSSDGLVKSVHGLDGDSADHMAALASGLYSLGRSAGARFGDGGEVRQVVVELDSTLLFVSTAGSGTCLAVLAGREADAAVLGYEMAMLVKSVRPYLATPARTPAGAPGAPGQ
- a CDS encoding DeoR/GlpR family DNA-binding transcription regulator; this encodes MLAAERRDHLLGLLAREGKIVAKDVAARLGISEDSVRRDLRDLAAEGLCQRVYGGALPVSPAVAGYAARQSVAPDGKQKVARVAAGLTAAGCTLILDGGTTALAVARALPRDLDCTVITHSPTIAAALLEHPRAELFLLGGRIFKHSAVTCGTAAVEAAQNVSADLCLLGVTGVHPEAGLTTGDAEEAAMKRALAARAADTWILASSEKIGTASRFRVLPFEKITGLITDAAPHDPAVEALTALGVEVLTAD
- a CDS encoding sensor histidine kinase is translated as MSHLRAPATRPDRREGGRHGRPGSRSLSPAGRSHASPLPPEARIRPQLLRTAVLPTVVAALCGAAAVVFVLRAASPEPTFTLWVVLLGTAALAIAAVAAAAVGAERTARTVLGRASALRRTTARGQAELRSVVDRLRRGEGPPPRRAPDTGPRGGDEFDLLTQELSRSQDAAVTAVVQASRLSSSVGNEQKVEVFVNLARRLQSLVHREIQLLDELENEVEDPELLKGLFHVDHLATRIRRHAENLAVLGGAISRRQWSNPVTMTEVLRSAIAEVEQYPRVKLVPPIDGTLRGHAVADVIHLLAELVENATLFSAPHTQVLLRVQHVTAGLAVEVEDRGLGMPSAEQEKMNALLTDPDQVNVAHLLQDGRIGLFVVSALARRHGIAVRLQSNIYGGVQAVLVLPQGLLGAASGGSAERRTPASAAPEREPAPLGTGREPAQAALGHEPAQVTAEQLPGHATPAHGPAHAAAGHGPAHMTAREPVPAAAEPVPPAREPAPIGLADEHARPALPAQREQERTAPGLAPLPVRGDRGDRPNPASARPGATRTPSPAYDVLGGAPASHGSGAPADGGEPPRATPVRGTMGRPQLPRRRSQEHLVPQLRDAPAPRPDADPALHDPGLMAAFQRGIGLAESAHPGAPAPEAADSGPHHPHDTTTKE
- a CDS encoding alkaline phosphatase D family protein, which translates into the protein MAPQSPSTPDRDHDAQLLAAARRLNRRRFLTVTGAAAALAFATNLPAAGTAAAAELDPRRITENPFTTGVASGDPLPSSVLLWTRLAPKLFEPGNGMPAKLVPVRWELSHDERFTRVVRRGTEIAHPEFNHTVHVEVKGLDADRPYYYRFRTGDWISPVGRTRTAPAGGARVGEMRLAVVSCQAYHDGYFTPYTHLAGEDVDAVFHLGDYLYEYAVTAVGGKRAYTDRRLPALFNRETVTLEDYRLRYALYKSDPDLMAAHAAHPFVVTWDDHETENNYAGGTPENDVPPEEFLVRRASAYRAYWENQPLRRPQRPTGPDMRLHRRLHWGRLAQFDVLDTRQYRTDQANGDGWKSPSPESTAESMTLPGMEQERWLTDGWKASRAQWNVVPQQVTFARRNNPDGSDTLSMDSWDGYPASRERLLAGAETAGVENLVVLTGDVHVAYALDIKRDPADPDSRTVGTEFVATSVASGADGAARPANHAAYLARNPHLKHYDGRRGYVKVTLDSGAARGDYRSVDYVTRPGAPLVQGPSLVSEAGNPGLTPA